DNA from Pelagibacterium nitratireducens:
AAGCGCGGCATCAACGACGTCTATCTGATGCGTCTCGAACAGCTCTATCCGTTCCCGGCCAAGGCGCTGATCGACGAGTTGAGCCGGTTTACCAACGCCGAAGTCGTCTGGTGTCAGGAAGAGCCCAAGAACATGGGCGCCTGGTCGTTCGTTCAGCCCTATATCGAATGGGTGCTCGAGCAGATGGGCCGTCCGGGCGGGCGTCCGCGCTATGTGGGCCGTCCGGCCTCGGCCTCGACCGCCACGGGCCTGATGCGCACCCATGTCGCCCAGCTGCAGGCCTTCCTCGACGAAGCCTTCGAGTAAACCCCAAGATCGACCAGACCCGGCCCCTGTGGCCGGGGCCCCAAATCGAACAAGGATATTAAGAGATGTCCACTGAAGTCCGCGTCCCGACCCTGGGCGAAAGCGTCACCGAAGCCACCATCGGCCAATTGTTCAAAAAGGTCGGCGATGCCGTTTCGGCCGACGAGCCCATCGTCGAGCTTGAAACCGACAAGGTGACCATCGAGGTTCCCGCCCCGGTCTCGGGCACGCTCGAAGCGATTTCGGTCAATGAGGGCGATACCGTCGAGGTCGGCGCGCTGATCGCGGCAATTGCCGCCGGTGCCGCCCCGGCCAAATCGGCCGAAGAGCCCAAGCAAGATCCCAAGACTGAAGAGTCCAAAGCCGAAGCGCCCAAAGGCGAAGCCGCAAAGCCCGCAGAGGCTCCCGCCGCCGGGACCGAAATGCCGCCCGCCCCGTCCGCTGCCAAGATGATGGAAGAGCGTGATATCGAGCCGTCCTCGGTTGCCGGCTCGGGCAAGCGTGGCCAGGTTCTGAAAGAAGACGTGCTCAAGGCGCTCGACACCACAGGGTCGTCCAAGGCCGAAGCGCCGGCCCCGGCCGCTCCGCGTGCCGCACGGGCCGAGGATCAGGGCGGGGAAGAGCGGGTCAAGATGACCCGGCTGCGCCAGACCATCGCCAAGCGCCTGAAGGATGCCCAGAATTCGGCGGCCATGCTCACCACCTTCAACGAGGTGGACATGAAGCCGGTCATGGATCTGCGCAATTCCTACAAGGAGCTGTTCGAGAAAAAGCACGGCGTCAAACTGGGCTTCATGGGCTTTTTCACACGGGCCGTTGTCCACGCTCTCAAGGAAATCCCGGCGGTCAATGCCGAAATCGACGGCACCGACATCATCTACAAGAACTTCGCCCATATCGGCGTTGCGGTTGGTACCGAAAAGGGCCTCGTGGTTCCGGTGGTGCGTGATGCCGACCAGATGAGCATCGCCGAGGTCGAAAAGGAAATCTCCCGGCTCGGACGCGCAGCGCGCGACGGTCAGCTTTCCATGGCCGACATGCAGGGCGGCACCTTCACCATCTCCAATGGCGGCGTTTACGGCTCGCTGATGAGCACCCCGATCCTCAATGCCCCCCAGTCGGGCATTCTGGGCATGCACAAGATCCAGGAGCGCCCCGTCGTGGTCGGCGGTCAGGTCGTTGTCCGCCCGATGATGTATCTGGCGCTCTCTTACGATCACCGGATCGTGGACGGCAAGGAAGCGGTCACCTTCCTGGTCCGCGTCAAGGAAAGCCTCGAAGATCCGCAGCGGCTGGTCCTCGACCTCTAGCCCTTTTCGAGGGCGGCAACACCGAAACGGCAATGATTGGCAATATTGGGCTCCCGAACACTCAAGTCCATAGATTTTCGAGCCAACATTGCCCCATGGGAGCGTTCAAATCATGACATTCGAGTTATGGATGGTGGTTGGTTCGGTGGTGCTGCTTTTCGCGCAGATCACCATCCAGGCGCTGCTTCTGACCGCGCAATTGGGGTCCGAATACAATGCCAGCCCGCGTGACGAGGACCGCCCGCTGACCGGCAAGGCGGCCCGCGCGAAGCGCATGCTGGACAACTACCTCGAAACGTATCCCGCCTTCATCGCCCTGGCGCTGGTGGTGGTGGTTTCGGGTGGTTCGAACTGGCTGACCCAGGGTGGCGCCGCCCTCTATATCGTGGCCCGCATCGCCTATATCCCGCTCTATATTCAGGGCATCGCCTATATCCGGTCGCTGGCCTATACGGTCGCGTGCCTTGGGTTGCTGGTGATGCTGATCGGGCTCGTCATCTGACGCGCCCAAGCTGGCAAACCGTTGATTTAAGGATAAAATTCATGGCCGAAAGTTTCGATCTCACCGTCATCGGCACCGGACCGGGCGGCTATGTCTGCGCCATTCGCGCCGCGCAACTGGGCATGAAGGTTGCTGTTGTCGAGAAATGGCCAAGCTTCGGCGGCACCTGCCTCAATATCGGCTGCATACCGTCCAAGGCCCTGCTGCACGCGTCGGAAATGTTTGAGGAAGCCGGCCACACCTTCCCCCAGCTCGGCATCGAGGTCGGCGCGCCCAAGCTCAACCTGCCCGCCATGATGGCGCACAAGGACGATACGGTGGCGTCGAACACTGGTGGCATCGAATATCTGTTCAAAAAGAACAAGATAACCGCCTTTAAAGGCACCGGTAAGATCGCCGCCCAGGGCAAGGTGACCGTCACCGCAGAGGACGGTTCGGAAACGGGGATCGAAACCAAAAACATCGTCATCGCCACTGGTTCGGTGTCGGCCAATTTGCCGGGCATCGAGATTGACGAAGAGAAAATCGTCACTTCGACCGGGGCCCTCAAACTCGACAAGGTGCCAGATAACCTTCTGGTTATCGGTGCCGGCGTTATCGGCCTCGAGCTCGGCTCGGTCTGGGCCCGCCTCGGCGCCAAGGTTACGGTCGTTGAATTTCTTGATCGTATCCTGCCCGGCATGGACCTCGACGTCGCCAAACAGTTCCAGAGAATGCTGTCAAAACAAGGGTTTGACTTCAAACTCGGCACCAAGGTCACTGGCATCGAAAAGACCGAATCCGGTCTCGTCGCGTCCCTTGAGCCCGCCGCGGGCGGCGAGGCTTCGACGCTCGAAACCGACATCGCGCTGGTCTCGATCGGCCGCATCCCCTTCACCGACGGGCTCGGGCTGGACGATCTCGGCATCGAGCGCGACAAGCGCGGCCGGGTGGTAACTAACGGACATTACAAGACAAATCTCGATGGCATCTACGCGATCGGGGACGTGATCGCCGGACCGATGTTGGCCCACAAGGCCGAGGACGAAGGCATCGCGATTGCCGAAATCCTCGCCGGCCAGGCCGGTCACGTCAATTATGATGTCATCCCCGGCGTCGTTTACACCAACCCCGAAGTCGCCTCGGTCGGCAAGACCGAAGAAGACTTAAAGGCCGAGGGTATTGCCTATAAGGCGGCTAAATTCCCCTTTACCGCCAATGGTCGAGCCAAGGCGATGCTCGCGCCGCAGGGGTTCGTCAAGATCCTCGCCGACAAGGAAACCGACCGGGTTCTGGGCTGCCACATCGTTGGCAAGGGCGCCGGTGAAATGATCCACGAAGCCGCAGTGCTGATGGAATTTGGCGGCTCGGCCGAGGATCTGGCCCGCACCTGCCACGCCCATCCCACAATGAGCGAAGCGGTGCGCGAAGCCGCGCTGGGGCTGGGCGACGGGTCGATTCACATCTGACAGGCTGGACCTTGTAGACATAAAAAGGGCCGCATCCGAGAGGAATGCGGCCCTTGGTGTTTGCGGTGTTCAGATTTACGGCTCGTAGGTCACGGTGCCGGATTCATAGGCGGCCCGGCAATCGCTGGCATCGGCGAGCAGGTTGGATTCGAGCAGTTCGAGCGCGCCGCCACGCCCCTGAAAACGGGGGTCGTCGCACACGCCATCATAGGCCGAAGCGCTTGAGTCATCGCCGAAATTGATCCGGAAATCACCGTTCGAACCGCTGTCCGAACCCTCTTCGGCAAGCGTTACGGTGCCCTCGGAATAGGCGGTGGAACAATCGGTGGCATCGGCCATCAGATGATCGTCTAGCGCAACGCCAACTCCCGAGCCGGTAAAGCGCGGATCGTCACATTCGGCATCGTTGGAATAGGTGCCCGAATCATCGCCGAAATCGATGCCGTCGATCATCGTGGTGCCCGAGCCCTCGCCCATATAGGTAACCTCGCCAGCTTCCAGAGCCTCACGGCAGTCGGTGGCATCGGCCATCTCGTGACTTTCGAGAGCGCCACCGAAGCGGGGGTCGTCGCACTCACCGTCATTGGCCCAGTTGCCTGAATCATCGCCAAAGTCGATGTCGCCGAGCGCGACGTCGCTTCCGCTCTCGTCAGGCGCGTCATAGGTCACTTCACCGGCTTCGTAGGCGGTGCGGCAATCGGTGGCGTCGGCCATTTCGTGGCTGGTCAGCGAGCCGCCAAAGCGCGGATCGTCACATTCGCCATCATTGGCAAAAGTGCCTGTATCGTTACCGAAATCGATGTCGCCCGCGACGGCGTCACTGCTTGTGTCGTCGGGCGCATCATAGGTTACCACTCCGGCCTCATAGGCAGTGCGGCAATCG
Protein-coding regions in this window:
- the odhB gene encoding 2-oxoglutarate dehydrogenase complex dihydrolipoyllysine-residue succinyltransferase, which encodes MSTEVRVPTLGESVTEATIGQLFKKVGDAVSADEPIVELETDKVTIEVPAPVSGTLEAISVNEGDTVEVGALIAAIAAGAAPAKSAEEPKQDPKTEESKAEAPKGEAAKPAEAPAAGTEMPPAPSAAKMMEERDIEPSSVAGSGKRGQVLKEDVLKALDTTGSSKAEAPAPAAPRAARAEDQGGEERVKMTRLRQTIAKRLKDAQNSAAMLTTFNEVDMKPVMDLRNSYKELFEKKHGVKLGFMGFFTRAVVHALKEIPAVNAEIDGTDIIYKNFAHIGVAVGTEKGLVVPVVRDADQMSIAEVEKEISRLGRAARDGQLSMADMQGGTFTISNGGVYGSLMSTPILNAPQSGILGMHKIQERPVVVGGQVVVRPMMYLALSYDHRIVDGKEAVTFLVRVKESLEDPQRLVLDL
- a CDS encoding MAPEG family protein, with protein sequence MTFELWMVVGSVVLLFAQITIQALLLTAQLGSEYNASPRDEDRPLTGKAARAKRMLDNYLETYPAFIALALVVVVSGGSNWLTQGGAALYIVARIAYIPLYIQGIAYIRSLAYTVACLGLLVMLIGLVI
- the lpdA gene encoding dihydrolipoyl dehydrogenase; the protein is MAESFDLTVIGTGPGGYVCAIRAAQLGMKVAVVEKWPSFGGTCLNIGCIPSKALLHASEMFEEAGHTFPQLGIEVGAPKLNLPAMMAHKDDTVASNTGGIEYLFKKNKITAFKGTGKIAAQGKVTVTAEDGSETGIETKNIVIATGSVSANLPGIEIDEEKIVTSTGALKLDKVPDNLLVIGAGVIGLELGSVWARLGAKVTVVEFLDRILPGMDLDVAKQFQRMLSKQGFDFKLGTKVTGIEKTESGLVASLEPAAGGEASTLETDIALVSIGRIPFTDGLGLDDLGIERDKRGRVVTNGHYKTNLDGIYAIGDVIAGPMLAHKAEDEGIAIAEILAGQAGHVNYDVIPGVVYTNPEVASVGKTEEDLKAEGIAYKAAKFPFTANGRAKAMLAPQGFVKILADKETDRVLGCHIVGKGAGEMIHEAAVLMEFGGSAEDLARTCHAHPTMSEAVREAALGLGDGSIHI